One Branchiostoma floridae strain S238N-H82 unplaced genomic scaffold, Bfl_VNyyK Sc7u5tJ_1560, whole genome shotgun sequence genomic region harbors:
- the LOC118408197 gene encoding uncharacterized protein LOC118408197: MACQTKPYSDPDERPSHRGETDSAKGLAKPARLSTALSSRTSKSSGSHTTSSSEHSARSEPVSDRSRGQRTFPLTCVKLDKTVVLNRNNSSLQEDLSNIAGIEAVGSLRISYPKHNNKKQTPSTPPSRERHSKSAKICKGLTSRTRNSLNNKSGGFRGLAVEGETRSPKTSPRNQVFGDNTSYMRTRFSDPVARNVDTSLSYARSVKTPCGTPVTPELYGYNNDRLPPLELVQASVRRRRDQSPDVVIPSVRMRDGRTSTASFETFSTVGNE, translated from the exons ATGGCATGTCAGACCAAGCCGTACTCGGATCCTGACGAGAGGCCGAGCCATCGAGGGGAGACCGACAGCGCGAAG GGTCTGGCCAAGCCTGCCCGGCTGAGTACCGCCCTGAGCAGCCGGACCTCCAAGTCCAGCGGGAGCCACACCACCTCCAGCTCTGAGCACAGTGCCAG GTCCGAGCCTGTGAGCGACAGGAGCCGGGGACAGCGCACCTTTCCCCTCACCTGCGTCAAACTGGACAAGACGGTCGTCTTAAACCGGAACAACTCCTCCTTACAGGAGGATCTCAGCAACATCGCCGGGATAGAGGCGGTGGGCAGCTTGAGAATCAGCTACCCGAAACacaacaataaaaaacaaacCCCGTCAACTCCACCCTCTAGAGAGAGGCACAGCAAGTCAGCTAAGATCTGTAAAGGGTTAACTTCGCGGACGAGAAACTCTTTAAACAACAAGAGCGGAGGTTTCCGTGGCCTCGCTGTAGAAGGGGAGACGAGGTCGCCCAAAACGTCGCCACGGAACCAAGTGTTCGGCGACAATACTAGCTACATGAGGACCCGATTCAGTGATCCTGTGGCCAGAAATGTAGACACGAGTCTTTCGTACGCAAGAAGCGTGAAGACGCCATGTGGGACACCTGTGACACCTGAGTTGTACGGGTACAACAACGACAGATTACCGCCATTGGAGCTGGTCCAGGCCAGTGTGCGCAGGCGCAGGGATCAGAGCCCGGATGTGGTGATCCCGTCCGTGCGCATGCGCGATGGGAGAACCTCTACAGCGAGCTTTGAGACATTTTCTACTGTAGgaaatgaatga
- the LOC118408190 gene encoding uncharacterized protein LOC118408190 encodes MEIHGKGLKTKMADNGTFQAENSKVTGNVTETITENRETGKDSMVKFVEGRPHAQGPLMLLPSSITQAQTHYVRYARTKTPTKSVGTDPLPGSDVTDTSGAVVNNMEDTYRISQPPSYGKSKRQGKLAAVHGTTPSLVNVAPPGDSPVMSRRSVRSIPSPELEIKLHGGNYSEVRSHVTGSDDSDVDDDEAWLDTSRKLTTTPASLPADPDMTFDLLNQRFRPRQTKSLASGRSRHHAARRSYYRQALTIMSARCNSVARMRIVEGSTQAQSMDPTYYHYPDKYIYLEQESQQHVPPIKVTNYTGYGEKTLRGDRSL; translated from the exons ATGGAGATTCATGGGAAGGGTCTGAAAACCAAAATGGCTGACAATGGAACATTCCAGGCGGAAAACTCCAAGGTCACCGGCAATGTCACTGAAACAATAACAGAAAACAGAGAAACGGGAAAAGACTCGATGGTAAAATTTGTGGAGGGCAGACCGCATGCGCAAGGGCCACTCATGTTGCTTCCGTCATCCATTACGCAGGCGCAGACGCACTACGTCAGATACGCTCGGACTAAAACTCCCACCAAATCCGTGGGGACCGATCCGTTACCAGGAAGTGACGTCACAGACACTTCCGGTGCGGTCGTGAACAACATGGAAGATACGTATCGGATTTCTCAGCCCCCGTCCTATGGTAAAAGTAAAAGGCAGGGGAAACTCGCAGCCGTCCATGGCACTACGCCCTCCCTTGTGAACGTGGCGCCCCCTGGCGACAGTCCCGTGATGAGCAGGAGGAGCGTGCGGTCGATTCCGTCCCCGGAGCTGGAAATAAAGTTGCACG gtGGCAACTATTCTGAAGTACGCAGTCACGTGACCGGAAGTGACGACAGTGACGTAGACGATGACGAGGCTTGGCTGGACACCAGCCGGAAACTGACCACGACCCCGGCCAGCCTGCCCGCTGACCCGGATATGACGTTTGATCTTCTCAATCAGAg ATTCCGTCCGAGACAAACGAAGAGCCTGGCGTCGGGCCGGTCGCGCCACCATGCGGCTCGGCGCAGTTACTACAGGCAGGCTCTCACCATCATGTCCGCCCGCTGCAACAGCGTCGCGCGCATGCGCATCGTCGAGGGTTCGACGCAGGCGCAAAGCATGGACCCGACGTACTACCACTACCCGGACAAGTACATCTATCTGGAGCAGGAATCTCAGCAACATGTGCCTCCTATCAAGGTAACTAACTACACTGGCTATGGGGAAAAGACTTTGAGGGGAGATCGGTCACTTTAG